Proteins found in one Serratia plymuthica genomic segment:
- the ygfZ gene encoding tRNA-modifying protein YgfZ — protein MAYKIPFPPRQPSASSHLPLTLISLEDWALVTLNGPDRVKYLQGQVTADIEALADDRHVLCGHCDAKGKMWSNLRLFHRGEGFAYLERRSVLDSQLAEIKKYAVFSKLTIAVDNEAVLLGVAGFQARAALAGVFNSLPDAEHQVVQDGETTLLHFSLPAERFLLVTTAAVAEQLVGKLNEQAELNDSQQWLTLDIEAGYPVIDAANSGQLIPQATNLQALEGISFSKGCYTGQEMVARAKFRGANKRALYWLEGKAGRVPLAAEELELQLGENWRRTGTVLAAGKLADGRLWVQAVLNNDLDADSQLRVRDDAGSQLTIKPLPYSLEA, from the coding sequence ATGGCGTATAAAATTCCATTTCCACCCCGTCAGCCTTCCGCCTCCTCCCATTTGCCCCTGACCCTGATCTCTCTGGAAGACTGGGCGTTGGTGACGTTGAACGGCCCGGACCGGGTGAAATACCTCCAGGGCCAGGTGACCGCCGACATCGAAGCGCTGGCGGACGATCGTCACGTGCTGTGCGGCCACTGCGACGCCAAGGGCAAAATGTGGAGCAACCTGCGTCTGTTCCACCGCGGTGAAGGCTTTGCCTATCTGGAACGCCGCAGCGTGCTGGACAGCCAACTGGCGGAAATCAAGAAATACGCGGTGTTTTCCAAACTCACCATTGCCGTCGACAACGAAGCGGTGCTGCTGGGCGTAGCCGGTTTTCAGGCGCGCGCAGCGTTGGCAGGCGTATTCAACAGCCTGCCGGATGCTGAGCATCAGGTGGTACAAGACGGTGAAACCACCCTGCTGCATTTCTCCCTGCCGGCGGAACGTTTTCTGCTGGTGACCACTGCCGCCGTGGCCGAACAATTAGTGGGCAAGCTGAACGAGCAGGCAGAGCTGAACGACAGCCAACAATGGCTGACGCTGGATATCGAAGCCGGTTACCCGGTGATTGACGCCGCCAACAGCGGGCAGTTGATTCCGCAGGCCACCAACCTGCAGGCGCTGGAGGGCATCAGCTTCAGTAAGGGCTGCTATACCGGCCAGGAGATGGTCGCTCGCGCCAAGTTCCGCGGTGCCAACAAGCGTGCGCTGTACTGGCTGGAAGGCAAAGCCGGGCGGGTGCCGCTGGCCGCAGAGGAGCTCGAACTGCAGTTGGGCGAGAACTGGCGCCGGACCGGTACGGTGCTGGCCGCCGGCAAGCTGGCCGATGGCCGGCTTTGGGTGCAAGCGGTGTTGAATAACGATTTGGACGCCGACAGCCAGCTGCGGGTACGTGACGATGCCGGCAGTCAGTTGACGATCAAACCCTTGCCGTATTCGCTGGAAGCGTAA
- the creB gene encoding two-component system response regulator CreB — protein MKPTLWLVEDEPSIADTLIYTLESEGFQVRWFERGEPALQALAQGAPALVILDVGLPDINGFELCRRLLSQSADLPILFLTARSGEVDRLIGLEIGADDYVAKPFSPREVSARVRTILRRLQKQQRLQQPALYTFGPFGLDEPAATIYYHQRPLPLTRYEFLLLKTLLLAPGRVFSRQQLMDSVWAQAEESLDRTVDTHIKTLRAKLRAIDPGEPPIHTHRGMGYSVSRQS, from the coding sequence ATGAAGCCGACGCTTTGGCTGGTGGAAGATGAACCCAGCATTGCCGATACGCTGATTTATACCCTGGAGAGCGAAGGCTTTCAGGTACGCTGGTTCGAACGCGGCGAGCCGGCATTACAGGCGTTGGCGCAAGGAGCGCCCGCGCTGGTGATCCTCGATGTCGGTTTGCCGGATATCAACGGTTTTGAACTGTGCCGCCGTTTGTTGTCGCAGTCGGCGGATTTGCCCATTTTGTTTCTCACCGCCCGCAGCGGCGAAGTCGATCGCCTGATAGGGCTGGAGATTGGCGCCGACGATTATGTCGCCAAACCTTTTTCTCCCCGCGAAGTCAGCGCCCGCGTGCGTACCATTCTGCGTCGCCTGCAAAAACAGCAGCGCCTGCAGCAGCCTGCACTGTACACCTTTGGCCCTTTTGGCCTGGACGAACCCGCGGCGACCATTTATTACCACCAACGGCCGCTGCCGCTGACCCGCTACGAATTTCTGCTGTTGAAAACGCTGCTGTTGGCGCCCGGCCGGGTGTTTTCACGCCAGCAACTGATGGACAGCGTTTGGGCGCAGGCGGAAGAGAGCCTGGATCGCACTGTCGACACCCACATCAAAACGCTGCGCGCCAAGCTGCGCGCGATCGATCCCGGTGAGCCGCCTATTCATACCCATCGCGGCATGGGCTATAGCGTGAGCCGCCAATCATGA
- a CDS encoding DUF2848 domain-containing protein, with translation MRLTFTLPESCGAGALDTEIDHLVIAGWTGRDREAILHHIRELAELGVPQPSAIPLFYRVAVNQLSQSERIEVIGNATSGEAEPLIFAHRGELYVSLASDHTDRQLEAHSVALSKQICVKPVARAAWPLREVVAHWDSLILRSWIKEDGEFRLYQQGSLASLRTPGDLLERYLGGQQLPEGGLTLPQPRDGFAMTCGTVAAIGGIRPAAEFRMELADEVLGRSITHGYHSIELPVVA, from the coding sequence ATGAGATTGACCTTCACTTTACCCGAATCCTGCGGCGCCGGGGCGCTGGATACCGAAATTGATCACTTGGTGATCGCCGGCTGGACCGGCCGCGACCGCGAGGCGATTCTGCACCATATTCGGGAGTTGGCCGAGCTGGGCGTGCCCCAACCCAGTGCAATTCCGCTGTTTTACCGGGTGGCGGTTAACCAGCTGAGCCAGAGCGAACGCATCGAAGTGATCGGCAACGCCACCTCCGGGGAAGCGGAACCGTTGATCTTCGCCCATCGCGGCGAGCTGTACGTTTCGCTGGCGTCCGATCATACCGATCGTCAACTGGAAGCGCACAGCGTAGCGCTCTCCAAACAGATCTGCGTCAAGCCGGTTGCGCGCGCGGCCTGGCCGCTGCGAGAGGTGGTTGCGCATTGGGATTCGCTGATCCTGCGTTCGTGGATCAAGGAAGACGGGGAGTTCCGGCTTTATCAGCAAGGGAGCCTTGCCAGCCTGCGCACCCCGGGCGACCTGCTGGAGCGTTATCTGGGCGGCCAGCAGTTGCCGGAAGGTGGGCTGACGCTGCCGCAGCCGCGTGATGGATTCGCCATGACCTGCGGTACGGTGGCGGCGATTGGCGGCATCCGGCCGGCGGCAGAATTCCGCATGGAACTGGCGGACGAGGTTCTGGGGCGATCCATCACTCATGGCTATCACAGCATTGAACTGCCGGTGGTGGCGTGA
- a CDS encoding SDR family oxidoreductase — MSKVALVTGASRGIGRAAALLLARQGYAVGVNYLKDEAAAQQVVAEIEALGGRALALRADIADESQVVAMFVALDAALGPIDALVNNAGILFQQASIEQLTAERINKVLTTNVTGYFLCCREAVKRMAKRHGGKGGAIVNVSSAAARLGAPGEYVDYAASKGAVDTLTTGLSLEVAAQGIRVNGVRPGFIYTEMHASGGEPGRVDRVKSGLPMQRGGYPEEVAEAIAFLLSDAASYVTGSFIEAAGGR; from the coding sequence ATGTCGAAAGTTGCATTGGTCACCGGCGCCAGCCGGGGTATCGGGCGCGCCGCGGCGCTGCTGCTGGCCCGTCAGGGGTATGCAGTGGGCGTTAACTATCTGAAAGATGAAGCGGCGGCGCAGCAGGTTGTCGCTGAGATTGAGGCACTGGGTGGCCGGGCGCTGGCACTGCGGGCGGATATCGCTGACGAAAGCCAGGTGGTGGCGATGTTTGTGGCGCTGGACGCGGCCCTTGGCCCGATCGACGCATTGGTCAACAACGCCGGCATTCTGTTTCAGCAGGCCAGTATCGAGCAACTTACCGCCGAGCGCATCAACAAGGTATTGACCACCAACGTGACCGGCTATTTTCTCTGCTGCCGCGAGGCGGTGAAGCGCATGGCCAAGCGCCATGGAGGGAAGGGGGGCGCAATCGTTAATGTGTCGTCCGCCGCCGCCCGTTTGGGGGCGCCGGGCGAATATGTCGACTATGCCGCATCAAAGGGCGCGGTCGACACGCTGACTACCGGGCTTTCACTGGAGGTGGCGGCGCAGGGCATTAGGGTCAACGGCGTGCGACCGGGGTTTATTTATACCGAAATGCATGCCAGCGGCGGTGAGCCGGGGCGTGTCGATCGGGTAAAAAGCGGGTTGCCGATGCAGCGTGGCGGCTATCCGGAAGAGGTGGCGGAAGCCATCGCCTTTCTGCTGTCCGATGCCGCGTCTTACGTGACCGGCAGTTTTATCGAGGCTGCCGGCGGGCGGTGA
- a CDS encoding DUF2165 family protein → MIVRLSKTLLVCAMALFATLVAFGNITDYGSNFAFVRHVFMMDTIFPDATIAYRSIQTPWLHHAGYIVIILLESLTALLCWIGGLRLLAGLKLPSSAFNGRKKLAVAGLTLGFLTWQVGFMSIGGEWFGMWMSKQWNGVPDAFRFFVTLLLVLIYLVQRDGELDE, encoded by the coding sequence ATGATCGTTCGCTTATCTAAAACGCTGCTGGTATGTGCCATGGCGCTGTTCGCCACCCTGGTTGCCTTTGGCAATATTACGGATTACGGCTCCAACTTCGCCTTTGTGCGCCATGTTTTTATGATGGACACTATTTTCCCCGATGCGACCATCGCTTACCGCTCGATACAAACTCCCTGGCTGCATCACGCAGGCTATATCGTCATTATTTTGCTGGAAAGCCTGACCGCGTTGCTGTGTTGGATCGGCGGCCTGCGTTTGTTGGCTGGCCTGAAACTGCCGTCGTCAGCGTTTAATGGCCGTAAGAAATTGGCGGTAGCCGGCCTGACGCTCGGGTTCCTGACCTGGCAAGTTGGCTTTATGTCGATCGGCGGAGAGTGGTTCGGTATGTGGATGTCGAAACAGTGGAACGGCGTGCCTGATGCCTTTCGTTTCTTTGTAACTCTTCTTTTAGTCCTGATCTATCTGGTTCAGCGTGACGGAGAGTTGGACGAATAG
- a CDS encoding amidase has protein sequence MKKLTLGQAAAGLANGELTAAQLTAAALAQIADEQGEGERVFTRVYAQWAQRQALAADRRRAEGKSLSALDGVPVSVKDLFDVAGEATAAGSRLLAAAPAAAKHAAVVERLLQAGAVVIGKTNMTEFAYSGLGINPHYGTPANPWDRAARRIPGGSSSGAAVAVADGMCFGSIGSDTGGSVRIPAAFCGLTGFKPTARRINDGGLLPLSPSLDSIGVIAHDVAGCLALDAAIADRPLQPQLKNVSQARFAVPQTLVLDGLDEEVAAAFHFSLQRLAQAGAQIETIPCTEFAELAAINAAGGFSALESWRWHQALIAEHAEEYDPRVLSRIRRGQPLGEGDLQRLQQLRADWQRRVAAAVQAFDALLMPTVPLVAPTIAELEADEDAYFRINGAALRNPSVINFLDGCALSLPCQRPGGAPVGLMLAGLPMHDEALLGWALAIERCLAGA, from the coding sequence ATGAAAAAACTGACTTTAGGACAGGCCGCCGCCGGGCTGGCCAACGGTGAATTGACCGCCGCGCAACTGACCGCCGCCGCGCTGGCGCAGATTGCCGATGAGCAGGGCGAGGGGGAGCGCGTTTTTACCCGCGTGTATGCGCAGTGGGCGCAACGGCAGGCACTGGCGGCCGATCGCCGACGTGCGGAGGGGAAGTCTTTGTCAGCGCTGGACGGCGTGCCGGTGTCGGTCAAAGACCTGTTCGACGTGGCCGGTGAAGCCACCGCCGCCGGCTCACGGCTGCTGGCCGCTGCACCGGCCGCCGCAAAACATGCCGCCGTGGTGGAACGCTTGTTGCAGGCGGGGGCGGTGGTTATCGGTAAAACCAACATGACCGAGTTCGCCTATTCCGGGCTTGGGATTAACCCTCACTACGGCACGCCTGCCAACCCTTGGGATCGCGCTGCACGTCGTATTCCCGGCGGTTCATCCTCCGGCGCTGCGGTCGCGGTGGCCGACGGTATGTGCTTTGGTTCGATTGGCAGCGACACCGGCGGATCGGTGCGGATCCCGGCGGCCTTCTGCGGCCTGACCGGTTTTAAGCCTACCGCCCGGCGAATTAACGATGGCGGCCTGTTGCCGCTGTCGCCGTCGCTGGATTCGATCGGCGTGATCGCCCACGACGTTGCCGGTTGCCTCGCCCTGGATGCGGCGATAGCCGATCGGCCGTTGCAGCCGCAGTTAAAAAACGTGAGCCAGGCGCGTTTTGCGGTACCGCAAACCCTGGTGCTGGACGGCCTGGATGAAGAGGTCGCTGCGGCGTTTCACTTCAGCCTGCAACGGCTGGCGCAGGCCGGCGCGCAGATTGAAACCATTCCCTGCACGGAATTCGCCGAACTGGCGGCCATCAACGCCGCCGGCGGTTTTAGCGCGCTGGAGTCCTGGCGCTGGCACCAGGCGCTGATCGCTGAACATGCCGAGGAATATGACCCACGGGTGCTGTCGCGCATTCGCCGCGGCCAGCCGTTGGGAGAGGGGGATTTGCAGCGGCTACAGCAGCTGCGTGCCGATTGGCAACGGCGGGTTGCGGCTGCCGTGCAAGCGTTTGACGCGTTGCTGATGCCGACCGTACCGCTGGTCGCGCCGACCATTGCCGAGCTTGAAGCGGATGAAGACGCCTATTTCCGTATCAATGGCGCCGCGCTGCGCAATCCTTCGGTGATCAATTTCCTCGACGGCTGCGCGCTGTCGCTGCCTTGTCAGCGGCCCGGCGGAGCGCCGGTTGGCCTGATGCTGGCCGGGCTACCTATGCATGACGAGGCGTTGCTGGGTTGGGCGCTGGCGATTGAACGCTGTCTCGCCGGTGCGTGA
- a CDS encoding GntR family transcriptional regulator, with product MTVDAESQALQTAEEAGLSLNELAYRRFKQALVTLSYKPGEYLNTAQVMSELDMGRTPINQAIHRLANEGLLQVIPRKGVMVSPLSMDDALELIEVRLANEMLCMRLASKRITEPQIAALTALNQQIEAACQNRDRVRMMTLDHAFHQELALIAGNNMLVDILSVLHARAQRFWASTLSREGHMREVIEEHRAIIAALAAQDSDAAAKAAEAHILSFRSALLHEG from the coding sequence ATGACCGTTGACGCAGAGAGCCAGGCACTCCAGACGGCAGAGGAAGCCGGGCTGTCACTGAATGAACTGGCCTATCGGCGCTTCAAGCAGGCGCTGGTAACGTTGAGCTATAAACCCGGCGAATATCTCAATACCGCACAGGTCATGAGCGAACTGGATATGGGCAGAACGCCGATCAATCAGGCGATTCACCGTTTGGCCAATGAAGGGTTGCTGCAGGTGATCCCGCGCAAAGGGGTGATGGTATCGCCGCTGTCGATGGATGACGCGCTGGAGCTGATCGAAGTGCGGCTGGCCAATGAAATGCTGTGTATGCGGCTGGCTAGCAAAAGGATTACCGAGCCACAGATCGCTGCGCTGACCGCGCTCAACCAGCAAATCGAAGCCGCCTGCCAGAACCGCGACCGGGTACGGATGATGACGCTCGACCACGCCTTCCATCAGGAACTGGCGCTGATCGCCGGCAATAACATGTTGGTGGATATCTTGAGCGTGCTGCACGCCAGGGCGCAGCGTTTCTGGGCCAGCACGCTATCGCGGGAAGGGCATATGCGGGAGGTGATCGAGGAGCATCGGGCGATTATCGCTGCTTTGGCCGCCCAGGACAGCGACGCGGCGGCCAAAGCGGCAGAGGCGCATATTCTGTCGTTCCGCAGCGCACTGCTGCACGAGGGCTGA
- a CDS encoding HD domain-containing protein, with the protein MSSAVPALDFGSMTQVVQFLMEIDKLKSVQRRTKVLGTQRQENSAEHSWHFAIAALSLAEYAGESVDIQRVIQMALLHDIVEIDAGDVLVYDLAARAAIHDQEVAAARRLFGMLPTAQREYFTALWQEYEDGESADARFALVLDRTMPMLMNLHNEGQSWVENGISLEQVLSRNAMIAEVHPELWKHLLQHLQDAQRKGWLK; encoded by the coding sequence ATGTCATCCGCTGTACCCGCGTTAGATTTCGGCTCCATGACCCAGGTCGTCCAGTTCCTGATGGAAATCGACAAGTTGAAAAGCGTGCAACGCCGCACCAAGGTTCTCGGCACTCAGCGCCAGGAGAACTCCGCCGAGCACAGTTGGCACTTTGCCATTGCCGCTCTCAGCCTGGCTGAGTACGCCGGTGAAAGTGTGGATATCCAGCGAGTGATCCAGATGGCGCTGCTGCATGACATCGTGGAAATCGATGCCGGTGACGTGCTGGTTTACGATCTGGCGGCGCGCGCGGCAATTCACGATCAGGAAGTGGCGGCGGCACGGCGGCTGTTTGGCATGCTGCCGACGGCACAGCGCGAGTATTTCACCGCTTTATGGCAGGAGTATGAAGATGGCGAAAGCGCCGACGCGCGCTTTGCGCTGGTGCTGGACCGCACCATGCCGATGCTGATGAACCTGCATAACGAAGGCCAAAGCTGGGTCGAGAACGGCATCAGCCTCGAACAGGTGCTGTCGCGCAACGCGATGATCGCTGAAGTCCACCCGGAGCTGTGGAAACACCTGCTGCAACACCTGCAGGATGCGCAGCGCAAAGGCTGGCTGAAGTAA
- a CDS encoding protein YgfX translates to MAQWRCNVRISWRTQLLSLLTHGVLILLILIAPWPEGYGPIWLVLLTLVVFECIRSQKRIASRQGELRLLASKRLSWHGQEWLLVKQPWMPRYGILLTLQPIPGKKLRRLWLASDSMGKAEWRHLRQLLQYPSADDDEEP, encoded by the coding sequence GTGGCCCAGTGGCGATGTAATGTCCGCATTTCCTGGCGCACCCAGTTACTCTCGCTGCTGACCCATGGCGTTCTGATCCTGCTGATCCTGATTGCACCCTGGCCGGAAGGTTACGGCCCGATCTGGCTGGTACTGCTGACGCTGGTGGTGTTTGAATGTATTCGCAGCCAAAAGCGCATTGCGTCACGGCAGGGCGAATTGCGCCTGCTGGCGAGTAAGCGTTTGAGCTGGCACGGACAGGAATGGTTGCTGGTAAAGCAGCCCTGGATGCCGCGTTACGGCATTCTGCTGACGCTGCAGCCGATACCGGGCAAAAAGCTCCGTCGGCTGTGGCTGGCCTCCGACAGCATGGGCAAAGCCGAGTGGCGGCATCTGCGCCAGCTGTTGCAGTACCCGTCGGCCGATGATGACGAGGAACCCTGA
- the sdhE gene encoding FAD assembly factor SdhE yields the protein MDINNRARIHWACRRGMRELDISIMPFFEYEYDQLNDTDKALFIRLLENDDPDLFNWLMNHGAPQDSELQRMVTLIQTRNKDRGPVAM from the coding sequence ATGGATATTAATAATAGAGCACGTATTCACTGGGCCTGCCGCCGTGGTATGCGCGAACTGGACATCTCAATCATGCCGTTCTTCGAGTATGAGTACGACCAGTTGAATGACACAGACAAAGCCCTGTTTATCCGCCTGCTCGAGAACGACGATCCCGATCTGTTCAACTGGCTGATGAATCATGGCGCTCCGCAAGACAGTGAACTGCAGAGAATGGTGACACTGATCCAGACGCGAAATAAAGACCGTGGCCCAGTGGCGATGTAA
- a CDS encoding MFS transporter: MSTSTTETPIVDSSAAASAARPPKTGRLAAASSIGTALEWYDFTVYNIMAALIFNHVFFPSFDPLVGTILAFSTYAVGYVSRPIGGIVFGHLGDVLGRRFVLVTTLVIMGVTTALMGLLPGYATWGVWSPLLLVTLRFIQGIALGGEWAGAVLLSMEHGKPHQRGRNASFAQVGPSCGTLIGTGLITLVTVAMSADDFQQWGWRIPFLLSLVLVIFGLWLRRGVGETPAFLKLEASKDVTQAPIREVFAQHRRPLLIAGGSRIGSDVLYALVVVFTLTYVTTVLNLPRPLALTATMLGAIGNAITVPMFGALSDRFGRRPVYIGGALAAMVWAFVFFVLLDSSQPVLICLAVVIGLLIHAAMYGPQAAFITEQFPTRVRYAGSSLAYTLAGILGGGFAPLIIATLFKSYDSTLAISAYVVAALLITLWAVIAAKETAHKPL, from the coding sequence ATGAGCACATCAACCACTGAAACGCCGATCGTCGATTCGTCTGCCGCCGCCTCTGCTGCCCGTCCGCCAAAAACCGGCCGGCTGGCGGCCGCCAGTTCGATTGGCACCGCACTGGAATGGTATGACTTCACCGTTTACAACATTATGGCGGCGCTGATTTTCAACCACGTATTCTTCCCGTCGTTCGATCCGCTGGTGGGCACCATTCTGGCGTTTTCCACCTATGCGGTCGGCTATGTTTCGCGGCCGATCGGCGGCATCGTTTTCGGCCATCTCGGCGACGTATTGGGCCGGCGGTTTGTGCTGGTCACCACGCTGGTGATTATGGGGGTCACCACCGCACTGATGGGGCTGCTGCCCGGTTACGCCACTTGGGGTGTCTGGAGCCCGCTGCTGCTGGTGACGCTGCGCTTTATTCAGGGCATCGCGCTGGGGGGCGAATGGGCGGGTGCGGTGTTGTTATCGATGGAGCATGGTAAGCCGCATCAGCGGGGACGCAACGCGTCGTTTGCTCAGGTTGGCCCTTCCTGCGGCACGCTGATCGGCACCGGTTTGATCACGCTGGTGACGGTGGCGATGTCGGCGGATGATTTCCAGCAGTGGGGATGGCGCATTCCTTTCCTGCTCAGCCTGGTGCTGGTGATATTTGGCTTGTGGCTGCGCCGCGGCGTGGGGGAAACGCCGGCATTCCTGAAACTGGAGGCGTCTAAGGATGTGACTCAGGCTCCGATCCGCGAAGTATTTGCTCAACACCGGCGGCCGTTGCTGATCGCCGGCGGATCGCGTATCGGTTCCGACGTGCTGTATGCGTTGGTGGTGGTATTTACCCTGACCTACGTCACTACGGTGCTGAATCTGCCGCGCCCGCTGGCGCTGACCGCCACCATGCTGGGGGCGATTGGCAATGCCATTACCGTGCCGATGTTCGGCGCGCTGTCCGATCGCTTTGGCCGTCGGCCGGTGTATATCGGCGGAGCGCTGGCGGCGATGGTTTGGGCGTTCGTGTTCTTTGTGCTGCTGGACAGCAGCCAGCCGGTGCTGATCTGTCTGGCGGTGGTGATCGGCTTGCTGATCCATGCGGCGATGTACGGCCCGCAGGCGGCATTTATCACCGAACAGTTCCCGACCCGGGTACGTTATGCCGGTTCGTCGCTGGCCTACACGCTGGCCGGCATTCTGGGTGGCGGCTTCGCGCCGCTGATTATCGCTACGCTGTTCAAATCCTACGACAGCACGCTGGCGATCTCGGCGTATGTCGTGGCGGCGTTACTGATCACGCTGTGGGCGGTGATTGCCGCCAAGGAGACGGCGCACAAACCCTTGTAA
- the trhA gene encoding PAQR family membrane homeostasis protein TrhA: MGNSGVLMKAEDDKNTAATYPWAEEIANSISHGIGLVFGIVGLVLLLVQAVDTGAGMTAIASYSLYGGSMILLYLASTLYHAIPHQKAKHWLKKFDHCAIYLLIAGTYTPFLLVGLNSPLAKGLMAVIWGLALLGVLFKLAFAHRFEALSLVTYLTMGWLSLIVIYQLATRLALGGVTLLAVGGVVYTLGVIFYASKRFRFGHAIWHGFVLGGSLCHFMAIYLYV, translated from the coding sequence ATGGGAAATTCAGGCGTATTGATGAAAGCCGAGGACGACAAAAATACCGCTGCGACCTATCCGTGGGCGGAAGAAATAGCCAATAGCATCAGCCACGGTATCGGACTGGTTTTCGGCATTGTCGGGCTGGTGTTGCTGCTGGTGCAGGCGGTGGATACCGGCGCCGGTATGACGGCCATCGCCAGTTACAGTCTTTATGGCGGCAGCATGATCCTGCTGTACCTTGCCTCCACCCTGTACCATGCCATTCCGCATCAGAAAGCCAAGCACTGGCTGAAGAAGTTTGACCATTGCGCCATTTACCTCTTGATTGCCGGCACCTACACGCCGTTTCTGCTGGTGGGACTAAACTCGCCGCTGGCCAAAGGGCTGATGGCGGTTATCTGGGGGCTGGCGCTGCTGGGGGTATTGTTCAAACTGGCGTTCGCCCATCGCTTTGAGGCGTTGTCGTTGGTCACTTATCTGACGATGGGCTGGCTGTCATTGATCGTGATTTACCAGTTGGCGACTCGCCTGGCTCTCGGCGGCGTAACGTTGCTGGCGGTGGGGGGCGTGGTTTATACCCTGGGGGTGATCTTTTACGCTTCCAAACGGTTCCGCTTCGGCCACGCTATCTGGCATGGTTTCGTACTCGGCGGCAGCCTGTGCCATTTTATGGCGATTTATCTGTACGTTTAA
- a CDS encoding antibiotic biosynthesis monooxygenase family protein: protein MTGSPNGMLFVATDVAAQDEADFNQWYDREHVEERVRVPGFLSGTRYQALQGGRKYLGLYKTESLASFTSAAYRAAFTQQTPWSVSSLDKMRDPMRRVCAIEAVTGQGCGSHLAIITLEQAEPEGLKLAITHLGSMLAEQPGFVRSCLLVPDADLSSPLPKESRENRRLSPMLLIESSSAAAGQRLNELACRQLKTTTDATQHYALGWQLTKQELTS, encoded by the coding sequence ATGACCGGTTCCCCGAACGGAATGCTGTTTGTCGCAACAGATGTCGCCGCGCAGGACGAGGCGGATTTCAATCAGTGGTACGACCGTGAGCACGTGGAAGAGCGGGTACGCGTTCCCGGTTTCTTGTCGGGCACGCGCTACCAGGCATTGCAGGGCGGGCGTAAATACCTTGGGTTGTATAAAACCGAATCCCTGGCCAGTTTTACCTCTGCGGCCTACCGCGCCGCCTTTACCCAGCAAACTCCCTGGTCGGTGTCGAGCCTCGATAAAATGCGTGATCCGATGCGTCGGGTGTGCGCGATAGAGGCGGTAACCGGGCAGGGCTGCGGCAGTCATTTGGCCATCATCACCCTTGAGCAGGCAGAACCTGAGGGCCTTAAGCTCGCCATTACCCATCTGGGAAGCATGCTGGCGGAACAACCCGGTTTTGTCCGCAGCTGCCTGCTCGTGCCCGACGCTGATCTCAGCTCGCCGTTGCCAAAAGAATCACGCGAAAACCGTCGCCTGTCGCCGATGCTGCTGATTGAAAGCAGCAGCGCCGCCGCCGGCCAGCGGTTAAATGAACTGGCCTGTCGCCAGTTGAAAACAACAACCGACGCCACTCAACACTATGCCCTTGGCTGGCAACTGACCAAGCAGGAGCTGACATCATGA